In Xanthomonas sacchari, a genomic segment contains:
- a CDS encoding DHA2 family efflux MFS transporter permease subunit produces the protein MSNEAVAPAAPGVPGAPAAGFRPASVALCTVGLALASFMQVLDTTIANVSLPTIAGNLGASSQQATWVITSFAVSNAIALPLTGFLSRRFGETKLFVWATLAFTAASLLCGLAQSMGMLVVSRALQGFVCGPMYPITQSLLVSIYPREKRGQALALLAMITVVAPIAGPILGGWITDNYSWEWIFLINVPLGIIAATVVGSQLRDRPEPIERPRMDYVGLITLIIGVGCLQVVLDLGNDEDWFSSTKIVVLAAISAVALAVFLIWELTDKDPIVDLRLFRHRNFRAGTMALIVAYAAFFSVSLLIPQWLQRDMGYTAIWAGLATAPIGILPVIMTPFVGKYASRFDLRLLASIAFIFMAVTSFMRSDFNLQVDFPHVAGVQLLMGVGVALFFMPVLQILLSDLDGREIAAGSGLATFLRTLGGSFAASLTTYLWAKRTQLHHANLTEHISSYTPGMQEQVQMMGNGSLQNGAAVLNNTINHQASQMGFNDIFYLLGWTFLAIIFFLWLAKPPFGGGGGAAAAGGH, from the coding sequence ATGTCCAACGAAGCTGTCGCTCCTGCCGCGCCCGGGGTCCCGGGCGCACCGGCCGCCGGGTTCCGCCCGGCCAGTGTGGCACTGTGCACGGTGGGCCTGGCGCTGGCCTCGTTCATGCAGGTGCTCGATACCACCATCGCCAACGTCTCGCTGCCCACCATCGCCGGCAACCTCGGCGCCAGTTCGCAGCAGGCGACCTGGGTGATCACCTCGTTCGCGGTCAGCAACGCCATCGCGCTGCCGCTGACCGGCTTCCTCAGCCGCCGTTTCGGCGAGACCAAGCTGTTCGTGTGGGCCACGCTGGCCTTCACCGCGGCCTCGCTGCTGTGCGGCCTGGCGCAGAGCATGGGCATGCTGGTGGTCTCGCGCGCGCTGCAGGGCTTCGTCTGCGGCCCGATGTACCCGATCACCCAGAGCCTGCTGGTGTCGATCTATCCGCGCGAGAAACGCGGCCAGGCGCTGGCGCTGCTGGCGATGATCACCGTGGTCGCGCCAATCGCCGGGCCGATCCTCGGCGGCTGGATCACCGACAACTACAGCTGGGAATGGATCTTCCTGATCAACGTGCCGCTGGGCATCATCGCCGCGACCGTGGTCGGCTCGCAGCTGCGCGACCGTCCCGAGCCGATCGAACGTCCGCGCATGGATTACGTCGGCCTGATCACCCTGATCATCGGCGTGGGCTGCCTGCAGGTGGTGCTGGACCTGGGCAACGACGAGGACTGGTTCAGTTCGACCAAGATCGTGGTGCTGGCCGCGATCTCGGCGGTGGCGCTGGCGGTGTTCCTGATCTGGGAACTGACCGACAAGGATCCGATCGTCGACCTGCGGCTGTTCCGCCACCGCAACTTCCGCGCCGGCACCATGGCGCTGATCGTGGCCTACGCGGCGTTCTTCAGCGTGTCGCTGCTGATCCCGCAGTGGCTGCAGCGCGACATGGGCTACACCGCGATCTGGGCCGGCCTGGCCACCGCGCCGATCGGCATCCTGCCGGTGATCATGACCCCGTTCGTCGGCAAGTACGCTTCGCGCTTCGATCTGCGGCTGCTGGCCAGCATCGCCTTCATCTTCATGGCCGTCACCAGCTTCATGCGCTCGGACTTCAACCTGCAGGTGGATTTCCCGCACGTGGCCGGGGTGCAGTTGCTGATGGGCGTGGGCGTGGCGCTGTTCTTCATGCCGGTGCTGCAGATTTTGCTGTCGGACCTGGACGGCCGCGAGATCGCCGCCGGCTCCGGCCTGGCCACGTTCCTGCGCACGCTGGGCGGCAGCTTCGCCGCCTCGCTGACCACCTACCTGTGGGCCAAGCGCACCCAGCTGCACCACGCGAACCTGACCGAGCATATCTCCAGCTACACGCCGGGCATGCAGGAACAGGTGCAGATGATGGGCAACGGCAGCCTGCAGAACGGCGCGGCGGTGCTCAACAACACCATCAACCACCAGGCCTCGCAGATGGGCTTCAACGACATCTTCTACCTGCTGGGCTGGACCTTCCTGGCGATCATCTTCTTCCTGTGGCTGGCCAAGCCGCCGTTCGGCGGCGGTGGCGGCGCGGCGGCTGCCGGCGGCCACTGA
- a CDS encoding GDSL-type esterase/lipase family protein, translating to MQRSLRALGARFAASLPRAAVLALLCLGAHPGNAQAAPPPAASPVAVTPADRLHEAWWAARHQQVLAQVRAQPDAPLLLIGDSITQNYEKAQAPDQDFQSTWQTFYGSRGALNLGFSGDATEHVLWRLQHGEVDGLRPKVAVLLIGTNNTGHEGQSAADTVRGIDAVIATLEQRLPHTRILLLGLLPSALSAQKRARDAEVNRTLAVRYGDNPRVAYLDIGTVFQRADGTLQQDLFYDPRQRPGSGALHPDTRGQRRMAEAIEPTLARLLDEAPRVPLEAMTDVDTARIAVPWLEQDSYDWYGRHHAALEAARQLRPQVVMLGDSITHFWAGEPQGIRVNGPQAWQRTFGAAPVLNLGFGWDRTQNVLWRLRQGEVDGLAPRWVVINLGTNNLAGTEHARSNTPQETADGVAAVVAEVRRRLPRSRIVLMGIFPRGLAADAPQRAPILLTNRLLAARFGHDPQVQWLDIGARFLQADGTLPATLMPDGTHPSEAGYRIWGDALREIGVGG from the coding sequence ATGCAGCGTTCTCTCCGCGCCCTCGGCGCCCGCTTCGCCGCGTCGCTTCCGCGTGCGGCCGTCCTCGCACTGCTGTGCCTCGGTGCGCATCCAGGCAACGCCCAGGCCGCGCCGCCGCCCGCGGCCTCGCCGGTTGCGGTGACCCCGGCCGATCGCCTGCACGAAGCCTGGTGGGCCGCGCGCCACCAGCAGGTGCTGGCGCAGGTGCGCGCGCAGCCGGATGCGCCGTTGCTGCTGATCGGCGATTCGATCACCCAGAACTACGAGAAGGCGCAGGCGCCGGACCAGGACTTCCAGTCGACCTGGCAGACCTTCTACGGCAGCCGTGGCGCGCTCAACCTCGGTTTCAGCGGCGACGCCACCGAACACGTGCTGTGGCGCCTGCAGCACGGCGAAGTCGACGGCCTGCGGCCCAAGGTCGCGGTTCTGCTGATCGGCACCAACAACACCGGCCACGAAGGGCAGAGCGCGGCGGACACGGTGCGCGGCATCGATGCGGTGATCGCCACGTTGGAGCAGCGCCTTCCGCACACGCGCATCCTGTTGCTGGGCCTGCTGCCCAGTGCGCTGTCGGCGCAGAAGCGCGCGCGCGATGCCGAGGTCAACCGCACGCTGGCGGTGCGCTACGGCGACAACCCGCGCGTGGCCTACCTGGACATCGGCACGGTGTTCCAGCGCGCCGACGGCACGCTGCAGCAGGACCTGTTCTACGATCCGCGGCAGCGGCCCGGCAGCGGCGCGCTGCACCCGGACACGCGCGGGCAGCGGCGCATGGCCGAGGCGATCGAGCCGACCCTGGCGCGGCTGCTCGATGAAGCGCCGCGCGTGCCACTGGAGGCGATGACCGATGTCGACACCGCACGCATCGCAGTGCCCTGGCTGGAGCAGGATTCCTACGACTGGTACGGCCGCCACCATGCGGCGCTGGAGGCCGCACGCCAACTGCGGCCGCAGGTGGTGATGCTCGGCGATTCGATCACCCATTTCTGGGCGGGCGAACCGCAGGGCATCCGGGTGAATGGGCCGCAGGCCTGGCAGCGCACCTTCGGCGCCGCGCCGGTGCTGAACCTGGGCTTCGGCTGGGACCGCACCCAGAACGTGCTGTGGCGGCTGCGCCAGGGCGAGGTCGATGGCCTGGCGCCACGTTGGGTGGTGATCAACCTCGGCACCAACAATCTCGCCGGCACCGAGCATGCGCGCAGCAACACGCCGCAGGAGACCGCCGACGGCGTGGCGGCGGTGGTCGCCGAGGTCCGACGTCGCCTGCCGCGCAGCCGGATCGTGCTGATGGGCATCTTCCCGCGCGGCTTGGCCGCCGATGCGCCGCAACGCGCGCCGATCCTGCTGACCAACCGCCTGCTCGCCGCGCGCTTCGGCCACGACCCGCAGGTGCAGTGGCTGGACATCGGTGCGCGCTTCCTGCAGGCGGACGGCACGCTGCCGGCAACGCTGATGCCCGACGGCACCCATCCCAGCGAGGCGGGCTACCGCATCTGGGGCGACGCCCTGCGCGAGATCGGCGTCGGCGGCTAA
- a CDS encoding helix-turn-helix domain-containing protein, whose product MNSFGDRLREARKAAGLTQEQLGFALDVTKSSVSAWENDRETPSFRLLPTLRSVLNRSLDELVCGVGPGKRVQDLPSDYPLLAQDAQERALLARYRNAPPGHRDAVLELLKPSNG is encoded by the coding sequence ATGAATAGCTTCGGCGACCGTTTGCGCGAAGCCAGAAAAGCCGCCGGGCTCACCCAGGAGCAGCTCGGCTTCGCGCTGGACGTGACCAAGTCATCGGTGTCGGCCTGGGAGAACGACCGCGAAACGCCGAGCTTCCGCCTGCTGCCGACGCTGCGCAGCGTGCTGAACCGCTCGCTCGACGAACTGGTGTGCGGCGTGGGCCCGGGCAAGCGCGTGCAGGACCTACCCTCCGACTATCCGTTGCTGGCCCAGGATGCGCAGGAACGCGCGCTGTTGGCGCGCTATCGCAACGCGCCGCCGGGCCACCGCGACGCCGTGCTGGAACTGCTCAAGCCCAGCAACGGCTGA